ATACAAAATTGAAAGACAATAGTAAAAAAACGGCTTTGGACTATGCTGAAAATAATTCTTCGCTACGGGTTGACTTAAACGCATATATGCTCTTCAACAAGTAATCAATGTGTAACAAATCACAAACGAGCGTCTAGACTATATCTAGGCGCTTTTTCTTTTACCAACTATGTGCAGAAAATAGGACACTTTTAATGCCTATTAACAATGTTGAACCGAAAGCTATAATATATAAAAATTAATATGTAATATAATTTATATAAAAATGTATATTATTGAAATTAATTCTATTAATGTGTAGTATTTTAAATACCAATTGCTCTCAAATAATATAAACATTTAGGAGGAACTAACAATGAAATCAAAATTGAAAGTAATGTTATCTTTAATCCTAACCCTTAGCTTATTATTGGGAAGTAGTGTTTCTGCAGGTAGTTTATCTAATTCTCAGGAGAATGAGGCATCCAGTAAGAATGATTTAATGTTACAATTTACTTATCAGCCTTTTCAGATTGAAAATCCAGATGGAGAAGTCCAAGCAGCTGGGCCAATAGTAGGAATAGCTGTATTCTTGGCTGGAGTCCTTGTCGGCTATGTTGTTGACGGTGTTGTTATATATGCAACAGGGCAATCAGGTGGCGAATGGGTAGCAACTGCACTTAATTATTTCAAAAGTAATCCTGGTTGCACTCAAATACAAATAACTAAAGCAGGACACTCTTACTGTGGAGTAAAAGGCGGCTTCTAAATTTATTGTCTGATGATGAGTGATTGGGGATGGTTGGTAATGAAGAAAAGTACAATGGTGCTAATCTTCTTAGTCGGAATAGTTTGTTACTTTATCATATCTGCATTGCTTAAATAGCAAAGAAATGTCCCAATCTAAATAAGATTGTGGGGCATTTTTTTGTATATAGGAAAGAAATATAGGTATACGCTGAAACATTTTTGATCCGATTTCAAATGTCAAGTCTTTTTAGTTGGGGGGTAAAATATAGTTAGTTGTAACGATTTACATATTGACTTTAGTGAACTTTCAGAAATAAAACTGTTGAAATGCTAAGTATCCGTGATATAATACTTATTAAGAATAAATATACAAACAAATATATAATGTGTCGTACATGGAGGTTTTATTATGAGTATGGTAATGGAGCGTAGAGGAGTTGATAGCAAGACAGTAAAGCGATTTGAAATTTGGGAAGCAGATTTAGGTTACAGAGAGCGTTCAATTCAAGGTGGTAAACGTCCTGTGCTTGTTATTTCAAATAATATCGGAAACAAATATGCGCCAATTGTAATTGTAGTTCCTCTAACAAGCAAACTTAAAAAGCCTACACAACCAACGCATGTTTTCTTTGACTCAAATGAGTGTGGAATGGCAGATGATAGTATTTTGTTGTGTGAACAAATAATGACGATTAATAAAGAAGAGAATTTATTAAGGAAGTTATTTGATATACCAACACATTATAACGATGAGATAACAAGAGCATTGAGTGTTAGTATTGGCGTAATGAGATAATTAAGTATAAATATATGTACTTAATCAAAATAGTGTGATATCATTAAATTGTGAAAGGAGGGCTTGTAGCAAGCATATAGACAAATCTCATGCAGTCTATGTGAAATAAGATTTTCATTGTATTTTAAGAGTGAATATATAAAATAAATAAAGAAGGTGTTTTTTAGTGGCAGAAGATAAAAAGATGGGTAGACCTTACAAGTTAGATCCATCAGTGATAGAAAGATGGAAACAAGAATATGGCGACAATACATATTTAGTTAGGGGGATTCTATGCACACAGGGTTTAATTGAAAATGGAATTATT
This window of the Paenibacillus marchantiae genome carries:
- a CDS encoding type II toxin-antitoxin system PemK/MazF family toxin, whose protein sequence is MSMVMERRGVDSKTVKRFEIWEADLGYRERSIQGGKRPVLVISNNIGNKYAPIVIVVPLTSKLKKPTQPTHVFFDSNECGMADDSILLCEQIMTINKEENLLRKLFDIPTHYNDEITRALSVSIGVMR